In Nicotiana tabacum cultivar K326 chromosome 10, ASM71507v2, whole genome shotgun sequence, the DNA window AACCAGCATAGAAGGCCAACAGAATAGTTTGGCCAacatagtatttttttttttgattggtaTTTTGGCCAACTTAGTATTTCGATGACAATATCTTCTCTTTTCATATGTCGCTGGTGAATGCGAAGTGAGTAGTTTTTCATTAGATGTCTTAGACCAGGTGATAAATAAGATATATGAGGGAAATAATTGAGAATTTGTGACGTGTTAGACAAATATCTGACACCTATATCCTTTATACCTCGTCATATAGTACTATCGTTATATTTCTCAATGTGGTACACTTCTAGCAATTTCACTTCCGATCAACATGGAAGTCTAGTCTATTTCCGATCTATTAATTGTAGGATCTTGATTGCTATTTTGTCGACTTCCATTGATAACGTTGATGGTAGTCATTCCTGCTACTTAAGAACTCAGCTTTTCTCATATCAGTTGACTGGCATCGGCATCTATATCTACGTTGCGCCACACCTTCTTCCAATCTTGACAAATAAATCGTCCTACCGTAGGAGCGGGAATTCCAAATAACCTAATCTGGACATGTTTTAAGTTCCTTCTCCTCAGGATGACAACTGTCTGTTGGTAGCCAGAAGTTCAGTAACAGTCTCTGATTTCCGGTGCCACTTCGTTCAGTCTCCGAGAACGAGGGGATTCTCAGAGAAATTGCTTGTCATTTAGCTCGTACACCTgaattctatttttgttttttatcttTCCTGAGTTTGTCCTCATCTCCTTATACTATCCCTTGATCAAGTATTCAAGTTTCATCCTTTGCTATATAGGAGAAGAGAATATTCAGTGCTATGAGTTCTTGTTTTACTTGTTCATTATTTATTATCTAGTATTGACCCTAGGATAAGATGATTGTTGACACTTACCTCCCACAACTATATAAATGAATGCTATGTATTACTGAATTGGGGTTCTGGTATATGTCAGTGAGTGCATTAAGCTGAATTTAGCTACAGCACAATGCATAGTGCTTATATTAAGCTAGATAAAAATGTAGGATGTTCTCCCATTGCTTTTTGGTGTGGAACTGCAGGCTCTTTTAAATTTACTccgttctttatttttttattgtgttGGTTCCTACTCTTCAATTTTTTGGTTTGGTTGATTTGAACGGCTTCATTTCCCTCTCTAGTGCCATTTGATTTGAAACATATTATTCTGATGTGATTTTTGCATCAATGAAGTTTATCGAGGCAATCTGCTCCGTTGGAGAGCGTGATTAGAGATAGTTTATTAGCCAAGCAACCTGAAGCTTATGATTGGTTTTGGTCTGAGCAAATTCCAGCAGTGGTTACCACCTTTGTGAATTATTTTGAGAAGGATCAGCGATTTGCTGCTGCTACTACAGTGTATGTACTGACTGAAAGAACCATGAATACATTGACGGTGCatgcgcatatatatatatatatatatatatatatatatatatatatatatatatatatatatatatatatatatatgcgtgtaTTAATTGATGCTTAAATAGGTTCCTCTCTGTTCAGGACCAGAAAGCAAAAATCTTTGTCCCCTGGAAATGCAGGTGCTGTATCACTCCTTATGCTTGCACTCAGTTGCATTGCAGCGGTTATGAAACTTGGTGCTGCAAAACTGTCGTGTACACAATTTTCGTCTGTTATTCCAGACACACTTGGAAGATTGATGAACATGCTTGTCGAATTTATTCCTCTCCGACAGGCTTATCATTCCGTGAAGCCTATTGGTCTGCGTAGAGAATTTCTTGTCCATTTTGGTCCCAGAGCTGCAGCATGTAGAGTACAAAATGATTCAGGAACTGACGAGGTTATATTGTGGGTGAGTCTTGTCCAAAAGCAGCTTCAGCGAGCTATAGATCGAGAGAGAATATGGTCCAGACTCACCACAAGTGAGAGTATCGAGGTTAGAACAAAGCTCTTCTTCTTATGTGACACCTCGCTCGAATTTCTTTCAAAGAGGTGACTCATGGATATTTACCTAAGTTCATTTATAAGTTAGAACAAGCGAAATAGTAAGTTTCCATGCGCTACAAGTTGCTTTTTGTATAGATATACATTCCATCAATTTTAGACTTGGTAGAGAActtctattgttgttgttgttattatttttaatattattattattgttgttgttgttgttgttactactactatatatatatatatatatatatatcttttttgcttgcacttttattttatttcgaTAATGATGAAGATATGAGTTGAGCTAAATGAAAGGAATGAGGATTCATATTgccgaccccaacttgtttgggactaaggcgttgtcgttgttgttgttgtatacatTCAATTGATTTAGAAGTCTAATGTTACTCACTATAagttttcttttgtagttagtaCTGTTAAAGAAGGATGTAAATTGATGCTAAAAAAATGGGTTTGGCACATTTTCAGTATGTCAATGTAATTCAATATGTTAGTGTGTCGTCCTTAAACACCACATGCACTGTCATTTCACTTGGTGCTTTCTGAAATGTCCTGAGAAAAGCTTACAGATGCAGAAACATTGTATGTTAACCTTATCTCGGGGAGGTGGCCAAGTGGAGGATTAATCAATATATTGTAGAAGGTATTGAGGCTAATACAAGTCTCAGTTCAAGGATAAATTACCGTGGCATAATAATGCAGTAAAGCTGTATGAGATGTAATAATTTTGCTACACCTTTATGTGAGGTCTTTCCCTTACACATTTCCCACTTGAATATGTCATTTGAACATTGGAGTCGGGTTTTTATATTTATTGCTGATACATCATAGGTTCTGGAAAAAGATCTGGCTATATTTGGTTTCTTTATTGCTTTGGGAAGAAGCACACAGGCTTTTCTTTCTGAAAATGGATTTGGTACTCTTGACGAGCCCGTTGAAGAATTAATTAGGTAATTTATTTTTGTCCTCTTCGTTCATTGATCTTAGACTATACTGATATACGCTCCATTATAtccaacttttccttttaaattctaAATAGGTATCTAATTGGGGGCAGCGTACTATATTATCCTCAACTTTCATCAATAAGCTCTTATCAACTGTACGTGGAGGTTAGCATTCTTATGAAGAAATTGTCATTAGGACACTTATGTGGCATATAAAGCTGAAATATCCTTACATGATAGGTTGTGTGTGAAGAGCTAGACTGGCTTCCTTTTTATCCAGGCATTACTTCTAATTCCATCCGCACTATTGGGCACAAAAGTAAACAAGAAGGTGCTCCAAATTTGGAAGCTATCTCACTAGTATTAGATGTGTGTTCTTACTGGACCCAGAGTTTCATCAAATACAGTAAATGGCTGGAGAACCCTTCTCATGTCAAGGCAGCAAGATTTCTTTCAACTGGGTAAGGAAGCTGGAAATATTCAATCAATTAAGTGAATATAAAGGAAATTAGTAACAATGTGTTAACATAAATGTTACAGGCATAACAAGCTTAAGAAGTGCAGGGAAGATCTTGGAATTGAGAAGTAAGTTAAAAATGTGCTAATGCTGACTTTCTTCCtccccccctctttttttctctccctttttgtGTTCTGACTGTTATTGTTTATATCTACCTATAAAGGCTTGTGCTGTTTCAATTTACAGATTTAGACTGATGACTGATCTATACTTGATCCTAGTCATTATTGAACTAATTATATCTCTCAGGAAACATACACAAACTTTGAATCATTGACATGTATTGTACTTGGTCCACCTCATTGAAGATGTAAAATAATGAATAGGAGTGTTCCTCTCTAACAacttaggggttgtttggtttgaagacaagttatgctgggattagttatactgggattagttatgctgagattagttatcctggtattatttcttattgactatttggtatgttgtattaatccTGGGATTGTCAGTTTTACTGCTTTATCCGGGATAACTTATTCTGGGATTACTATTCCGCCCTCTggcaggtataagttatcccggtactATTTTTTATCCTGGGATAACTTATCCTAGAATTAGTAACCAAACAAGGGATAAGACGTGTTGAGTTATCCCACATTGGAGGGATATGAGGTCCTTGGTTTCCTTATATGGTTTTGGGCAATTCTCACCTcataagctagcttttggggttgagttaggcccaaggtccatttaTCATGGTATCAAAGCCAGGCCCATCCCAATTATTGTTATCGATGTTGGGCCCCCATTTATATTGTCCACGCTCCAGTTTGCATGCTTGGGCGTGAGGGTGGGGGGTGTTGAGTTATCCGGGATTTAAGGtccttggtctccttatatggtgTTGGGAAATCCTCACCTcataagctagcttttggggttgagttaggcccaaggtccatttaTCAAGACGGTACTAAATTTTTATCCCAGAATTATTTTTACTTAccatcataccaaacgaccccttaatctTTTAGATGAATCGGTATACACCTTttaacttggtatcagagcattctAGGATTTGAACCCAGTCTCTTAGGTTAGTACCCAATTCATTGACCACTAAGCCACACTGTTGGGTACCATATGagtgaattatattattttatttatttgaatcTATGTTTTATCCTAGTAAATTTCAAAATGTCCGGAGTAAGCCTGGCTTATTTAACGTCCATAGTTTTTTTTTGTTCATAGTTATTGTTTATTTTCTTGTTGTGATAGTCATTTCATTCTGATAATTAATGGCATTTTGGTCAAATGCTATGGCAATACAAACTCAGTCACATGTGATATGGAAATCATGTTGATAACAATGCTAAAAAACATGGACAGGACTCGCACTGGAGCTTATTCACAGATCAAGAAAGAAACAGATTCCTTTGATAAGGTATTACCTCTTATAAATGAAGCATTTTCTGTTGCATTTATCCTCATGCGATGTGATAATATTTAAGAGTGCCTCTCTAATTCCTTGGACGTGGAGGTGGATAAAGAGTCTTCAAGTCTATTCCTTCAAAAGCTCTTTTATTTCTCTCCTCCGCAGAATCAACATGATGGCTAAAGGGCAACATCCCATAACCTGCATATTCTCTTCCTTCGTCTGAAGGCCCAGCTATGTAGCGTATCCTTCATTGGACATGACATTGTCTGTTGCACACCGAACCAGTTGAAGACTTCCCATAACAATCGTGTAGCCATCTGACAACGCAATAAGAGGTGATCAAAGTCTCTGCCTGAATGTTTGCACCTAAAGCACCAGCAATGTAATCCTACTCTTTATTAAACTCTCAGCTTTCTAAGTTTCCCCCCTCGCTGCCAACCAAGCGAAGAAGCATATCATTTTTGGTGCCCTAGAAATCCAAACTGAAATATACAGGAAGCTCGACTCCTCCCTCACCAGAAGCTTGTGGTATTATGAGTTTATTGAGAACACTCCACTCCTCACCCATGGGGGATGGGGGTGACATTTAGTTTGTAGAGTATACCTCAGGTCCCAGGGATCTCCATGTTCTTGCGTCCCTCTGGATTTGTTGCGCCATCATCTCTTTCTGTTTTAGAAATATATTGGGGAAAGCAATCCTTAACATGCTCTCAACACACCCCTTTAACTTTCATTTCTAGACCTTCTACAAGCCTAGGTAACATTTGTTAGCTAAATATCATTTTTTTCCATAGACCAACATGTGGAACTATTTGATGTCAAATGGCAGTGACTCGAATTTAGGATCTCTGTCTTCTTTGATACTTTTAATGTGCTCCCTCTCAATCGAAAAAGTTCAAGCCTTAAAAAAGGGAGCATTATTATTTATTTACATATGTCCACAACATTTTCCCAAAAAGcaaactgaaagaaaaaagaaacttaATAGAACACAAAAGGAATGTGCAACCTCTGATTATTCAAAATTAGTATTACTCTTGATTAGGAGGATAAAGTAGTTGAGGATTTCATTGGTACCTTTTACTTGTTGGGTTTGGATAATTTTCTTTGGATAGAAGACACATACCTTTATATGTGAAAGAGAAGGAAGGGAGCGAGACCTTGCTCTTCAATTGGTTTCCCCAGGCTTTATTATTCAAATGAAGTTTTTTTGGCTCTAACTTTCTTTAGTTGGTTCGTTCTCCCTGTGTTATCTTGCAACCAAACCAAAGTAATCGTGCAGctcatttcatttcctttttctttttattttttaaacaaagTGTAAAAGGCAATCAGCTtctttcattatttatatttttgtatcaATTCCTATTTCTGGCATAAAATCTGACTTATAAAAGTGCTTCACCTTGATTCCAATGGCACATTGTAAGGTGCCTCTTTCCTCTGTCTTAAGGATTAAATTATGGATCTGAAGATACAGTTTTTGGCATTTCATTTTAGGCACTGGAGAGTGTCGAAGAGGCTTTGGTAAGGCTAGAGGTATTGCTTCAGGAGCTGCATATGTCAAGCACTAGTTCACAGAAGGAGCACTTGAAAGCTGCCTGTTCTGACCTTGAACGGATACGAAGACTTAAAAAAGAGGCTGAATTTCTTGAAGTTTCGTTTAGGACGAAGGCAGCTTTCTTACAGCAGGTATCTTTTGCTGTTcatttcaaaaagaagaaagtctTATCAAGTTTTTGCCATCTCAGATTTGTCCTGCTCAGTCCTGACATTTTGATAAAATTGCATCAATTCTCTTAGATTCAACCATTGGATATCTTATATTGGTGTTGCGCTGGaggatttggggggggggggggggtacgtTTTCCATCTTTTTTACTTTCCCTTTTTATGGACGTGGGACAGGGATTACAGCTGGGTATTTTTAGTTCCTTTCCCATACAATTCTTccttttcctcctttttttgtttttaaaattttttagttCTTCCTTTAATGAATAGTTGTTGCTGGGGAAGAATGAGATGAAGACTTaaactgaaaagaaaagaaaattcttttctGTTGATTTTTATGTTGGTTATTTTTGGCAGAACATATAGACAGCTCTGTGAAGTATGAACTTGTAAAAACTCTTATTTAGTAGTCATTtgtttttattaagtttaaaacatTTGAATCTGATAGCACATCTGAATATTAAGACGTGAATTACGATTAAGAGTCTGTGAATCTGAATGCACATATTTAAgatgtattaagatctgaatactacaTAATTAACACTGTTTGTTTTCTcaacatctgaatgtataaaacttgtctttatttaaaaattaataaatataatattCAAATACAATACTAGGTAATTTAATACTATAtcaacaaaatattttaaaaaaaattatactatgGTTGGTGGTGGTGATGGCTAGTTGTGGTTGTGGTTGGTGGTAGTGCTGGCTGATGGTGGTGGTTGTgggtagtagctagtggtgatgGTGGATGGCAATCGTGGTTAACAATGGTGGTTGAAGGTGCTAGCTGATAATTATGGTGGATGAATAAGTGATAGTTAATGGCGGTAGTGACTGATAGCGGTGGTTGACAATATATAATGGTGTTGATGGTGGTGATTGTCAATAGTGATTGGTGACTATTATAATAATGATGATTGATGCGATTATTGTaaaggagaagcctagatgccccggttaggaggtgcgAGCGGTTGACCTTGACGGTTATGAGAAGAGGTAGatggcgacctaagaagtattggggagaggtgatcaggcaggacatggcatgACTCCAACTGGCCCTTGATAGAAAGATGTGGAGGGCAAGCATTAAGGttgaaggttagtaggtagttgagCGTTTTTCTACTCCGTTCTGTGTGTAAGGCTATTCGGTCAGTGTCGTGTTTTAGTATGCTAGTGGTACATGTTGTGCTCGTACTATTTTCCTAGGACCTTGTCACTGCACCGATTATTGATATTGCTTTTCCAGGTATTTTTTGATTCTTAGCTCGCTGGTACTATCTttctagttatgttgttactATTCTATTGTCGCTTTTCATCTTCTtgtgccgagggtctatcggaaacagtctttctacccccagggtaggggtaaggtctgcgtacgcactacccttcccagaccctacttgtgggattatactgggttgttattgttgttgatgatgtgATTATTGTAAAGGTGGCTAGTGGTGGCGATGGCTCACTATGGTTATTGGCGGCGGTAATGGTTGTGgctgaggatggtggtggtgagtggtaggTAGTGAAAGTTGATAATGGTGGGTGGGAGAGGCGGTTAGCGGTGAAAGTGGATGGAGTAGTGGTGAAATGTCAATCTTTGCATAATTCTTTGAATGAGTAGCATCTTTTTTTGAGGAGGACTTTGAATGAGTAGCATCTTAATGATATTAAGACTTTGTCATAGGTCGTAATCATTAAAACCCATTAAGTAGTtgtaaaataagaaaaacaaatgcACTTAATGACTGAAATATTAAGACTCAAACCttcattaagtgcaaacaaatgaggccttagaCACCTTAACTACAGTTCCGACCTATTGAACACCTTATGCTGTCGAAATTGTGTCTATTGAACACGGCTCAGTGACATGGCAGATCGTGCGTCTACCGCCCGGACTTGAGCGTGTTTTGCTGGTAATATTAACTTCTGACCAACTCTTCATCCAGATTCCAGCCATCATTTTTTCCAACATGATACTGCCAATGCAGTGCTGGTTCTAGTTGTCATTTTTGGTTTCTCAGCAGAAATAAGAATGAAGATAGAAATCCTTATGATAATCAAATTACTTCCTCCATAAACAGAAATCATGAAGTTCAGAAAGTGGACCCATCAACACCAGATAGTCGATGGTTTAACTCTGAATGAAATACCAAATATAAATCCATCAACTCCCTAGACTTGGTTCGACAATGTAGACTGGAATTCCTATAGCAATCAGAGCAACACTGGTGGGGGTGGTTTTAGGAGGACTTTAGTTCATATCCTGATCTGTCTGAAACTGCTGGCCGgaatttttaccatttttgtGAAAATATATTCTGCCGTGGGAAAAGCAAAAGGGAAAAATGGGGGAACTGGGGAGACTTTTGGGGTGTGAAAGAGATTAAGAGTCTGGAAAGATTCTTTCAACAGAATCGGATAAATGAACTTTCACCGGGATTCTTCTTTTCCAGTTCCTGGtacccttttttttccttttactttgtttgttttcttcttGCTGACGTGTCTTTTCTTCATTGGTCTTATTTGCCACGTCAGCAGCGAGTAACATTTATGCCCTTTAGTTTATTTGGAACTGCCAAATATGAGGCCAATAGGCACATTTCGGCAACATAAGGTGTTCAATAGGTCAGTCCTTTAGTTAAGGTGTCTAAATGAAAATTTACCATCTATGTATTCTGTCATTTTTTCCCCCTTGTATCAGTTTTTGCATACACTTTTCTTTGGAGATACATAATGGGTAGATGAGAAATATATTTGGTGTTATATTTCTGATAGAAAGGTACAGCTTTTATAGTAAAAGAAGCATGAATGCCTTCTTGTCCACTCTAAATATACCTAGCTCATTCGACGGGGGTCGGCACCTCAAGAAGGCCAACATCATTACTTACAAATTAGCTTTGAGAGCCCTTGGCTTGGCATGGCAAGTCAATCCTTTTCATTAGCAAACCTTGACATTATTGCAAAGACACCAGAAGATAAGAGAGCATACAATTGAGTAGCTGCCCACAAAAGGTGAACATGTAGTCACCAAATTGTCTTTCCGACTAAATACTTTAAGTAATATATGAAGTTTCAGATCTTTGGAAAGCTTTTGTTAGCTGCTGCTATTTGAACTTTGAAGTACTCATTGAGTTTAACATAATTGTTGTTAAGTTCCAACCTTGTTATTTTGACCAATAAAGACATTCTTTACTGCATAATAGGGATAAGAAAACCAAATTTATGCCTTGTGGAGCACAAAATGGCGAATTCTTTCCATGGTAATCCATATAATCATCTTCAAGTTGCTCGTCTTGCATGTATAAGGCAGTTAAACCAACCTTTGCATCATTTAGAGTTTTTTGGCCAAATAATGTGCCGTAGTGAACAAAACTCTGCATTCTctttatttaaaaaaacaaaaaattgtttttctgaacTGGGATTAGTTCTTGTTTCTTGTTTGGGTATATGTATGATTAGGAGGATGGTGCTACTATGTCTACACCATCAAGCAGTGATGAGCAGAAGTTCTCTAGACGCAAGGACAGCAATGATGGTCATAATAGGAGTGGGAACAACAGGTAACCGGCAACTCTTTGCTTATTTTGGGCTGTGAAGAGTAAAGGCCAAGCATGCCCCTTAGTACCAATGTTATGTATCATTGAACTGTTCTGCTAATTTCCACACGCATACACCCACACATATATAATTTTGTTATTGTGGATTCTTGTTGCTAGGATACAGGGATTATGGAGCTTCATAGGACGTCGGCCTAGCAAATCATTAGACCAGACATCATCAACTGCTAATGATATTGTATACCTTTGAACTGACTCTATGCTTACCATTTATTGCAAAGGGGATTGGTTAGATTTTTTTAAATGATTTATTCTTCTTTTGTAAAAGTAAAAGACGTACCTgctttgaaaacaaaataaaaaagggaCGTACCTGCttccttttttctcttctctAATTTCTCTGCCACTGCACGTTCTTTGCATAAAATGTTTCTTATATGCGTAAGTTCTTCCTGCAATTttttgttgtgtgtgtgtgtgtgtgtgtgtgtgagagagagagagagagagagagagagattttagTCCTTTCCTTTGCTCAGTCCGTAAGAGAACCGAATTTGTACTTTTTCTTAAATATACCTTTTTCAATAACTTTACACCTTGAATTCATACTTTGGAGAGCGAGAATATTTAGTACCTATCTTTGCTCTATTTATTGAACAACCAAGCTTGAGCTTATTCTAAAGTAATACCATTCATTGATTATCTGTGTTACTTTTACACTTTGATTTCATACTATGAAGTGGTATCTCCTCCCCCTTTGCACACAACTTCGAATCTTTGAGATGGGTCAAAAACTATTATTACTTCTGCTATTACTCTAGCTTTTGCTCTAGATTGCTAAAGAGGTGGAAAAAGTTATGGAAAGCAGATGGAGGATCAGATACATCACAACACCTTTCGGATGTGGCTTATGGAGGAGTATTATGAAGGGATGGGAAGAATTCAATggaaatatttcttttaggtttGGGGATCGAAGCAGGATTAGTTTTTGGGCGCATAAGTGGTGTGGGGAGAACGAGTTGAGGGAAGCCTTCCCTAACATACATAGAGGGATGGCAGTCCAACAAATTTGTAGATCTCATGAGGGGCTAGTTCATTGGGATTTGAGATTCAGGAGGAACCTATAAGATTAGGAGTTTTGAGAATATCACAACTTGGTTGAGATATTGTATGGGTTGGATACATCGACCAATATTGCGGATGTATCGAGATGGCGAGAGGGTAGAGATAGATTATTCATCGTCAAATCTTATTATAAGAGGCTGTTAGGGAGAGAGGAATGTATCTTCCCTCATTGCTCTATTTGGATTCCTAGAGCATCGAGGAAGTGTTTCTTTGTGTAGTTGGCGGTGAGGGGAGTGATTTTGGCAGTAGAAAATTTGAAGAGGCGGATGGCCTATGTTAGTTGGTGTTTCATGTGCAAACGCTCATGTGAAGATGTAGACCATCTCCTATTGCATTGTCAAGTGGCAAATCGTTTGTGGAGGGTGGTCCTTAATTTGTTTGGATACAATGGGTGATGCCGGGCAACGAGGCGTTGCATAGTTGGGCCCCTTAACGATACTGTGGGTTATTTGGAAAGAAAGATATAGGAGGGCTTTTGAAGGGGTAGAACAAGATTTGTAAAGATGCAAAGTAGTTTTTTGTTCCTAGTTTCTTTTTGGTCTACTCATGATGTCCCTATTTGTATAGAGGATTAGGTTTGTTTTGTTGAGAACCATATTTTGGTGTAGGTTCTCTTCCTTTTGTTATACGACTTGTATACGGGGTTTTCCCCAAttgttaataaaattatttatcttatcccaaaaaaaaaaaaaaaacttactttGAACTCTCAAATAATGCAAAGTTAAGGTATGCATCCAAGGGTATGATCTAGCAATCAATTAAGTGGGTGCAAACTTTGGAGACCTGGGGGTTAAATCCTAGCAGAGAAAAAAAttactaggtgatttctttccatctATGTAAGCCTTGATGGACAGAGTGACCGGGCACCTATGCTTGTGGGAGGTAGTGGTTGTAATAATTGAGGTGCGTGCAAGTTGACTGGGACACCACTTTATAAAGACAAATAATGCAAAGTTAAGATATGTGCTCAAATGCTTGTTAACCATTAGTGATAGATTAGCTCATTAGTCATGGCCAGTTCTGCCTTTTGGTTATATATT includes these proteins:
- the LOC107772817 gene encoding uncharacterized protein LOC107772817 isoform X1 translates to MSLKLQHQYPPCSSSFSSWPSVKAVRNYYFNRKVVGLDHLIYNQCNTRRRCQTKLYLLQGGNRDLNRTSPDSRKHRITPRTSRILHLLPFASAEDGVSVNGSPGPSTSSDMEEMRLKLDLSMQGEEIGSGLVQSLHDAARVIELGIRQQGSLSRVSWFSTAWLGGDRTAWIKVLSYQASVYSLLQAANEISSRGDERDNDINIFTQRSLSRQSAPLESVIRDSLLAKQPEAYDWFWSEQIPAVVTTFVNYFEKDQRFAAATTVTRKQKSLSPGNAGAVSLLMLALSCIAAVMKLGAAKLSCTQFSSVIPDTLGRLMNMLVEFIPLRQAYHSVKPIGLRREFLVHFGPRAAACRVQNDSGTDEVILWVSLVQKQLQRAIDRERIWSRLTTSESIEVLEKDLAIFGFFIALGRSTQAFLSENGFGTLDEPVEELIRYLIGGSVLYYPQLSSISSYQLYVEVVCEELDWLPFYPGITSNSIRTIGHKSKQEGAPNLEAISLVLDVCSYWTQSFIKYSKWLENPSHVKAARFLSTGHNKLKKCREDLGIEKTRTGAYSQIKKETDSFDKALESVEEALVRLEVLLQELHMSSTSSQKEHLKAACSDLERIRRLKKEAEFLEVSFRTKAAFLQQEDGATMSTPSSSDEQKFSRRKDSNDGHNRSGNNRIQGLWSFIGRRPSKSLDQTSSTANDIGDDGSEQPLESTGVVDSKSNEVRRFELLRSELMELEKRVQRSADQYEYDEEEIQKADCTSTYAAGAESIQLVPQKKKESVIEKSLDKLKETSTDVWQGTQLLAIDVAAALVLLRRSLVGDELTEKEKQALRRTLTDLASVVPIGFLMLLPVTAVGHAAMLAAIQRYVPSLIPSTYGPERLDLLRQLEKVKEMETEVNPTEKTDE
- the LOC107772817 gene encoding uncharacterized protein LOC107772817 isoform X2; protein product: MSLKLQHQYPPCSRKVVGLDHLIYNQCNTRRRCQTKLYLLQGGNRDLNRTSPDSRKHRITPRTSRILHLLPFASAEDGVSVNGSPGPSTSSDMEEMRLKLDLSMQGEEIGSGLVQSLHDAARVIELGIRQQGSLSRVSWFSTAWLGGDRTAWIKVLSYQASVYSLLQAANEISSRGDERDNDINIFTQRSLSRQSAPLESVIRDSLLAKQPEAYDWFWSEQIPAVVTTFVNYFEKDQRFAAATTVTRKQKSLSPGNAGAVSLLMLALSCIAAVMKLGAAKLSCTQFSSVIPDTLGRLMNMLVEFIPLRQAYHSVKPIGLRREFLVHFGPRAAACRVQNDSGTDEVILWVSLVQKQLQRAIDRERIWSRLTTSESIEVLEKDLAIFGFFIALGRSTQAFLSENGFGTLDEPVEELIRYLIGGSVLYYPQLSSISSYQLYVEVVCEELDWLPFYPGITSNSIRTIGHKSKQEGAPNLEAISLVLDVCSYWTQSFIKYSKWLENPSHVKAARFLSTGHNKLKKCREDLGIEKTRTGAYSQIKKETDSFDKALESVEEALVRLEVLLQELHMSSTSSQKEHLKAACSDLERIRRLKKEAEFLEVSFRTKAAFLQQEDGATMSTPSSSDEQKFSRRKDSNDGHNRSGNNRIQGLWSFIGRRPSKSLDQTSSTANDIGDDGSEQPLESTGVVDSKSNEVRRFELLRSELMELEKRVQRSADQYEYDEEEIQKADCTSTYAAGAESIQLVPQKKKESVIEKSLDKLKETSTDVWQGTQLLAIDVAAALVLLRRSLVGDELTEKEKQALRRTLTDLASVVPIGFLMLLPVTAVGHAAMLAAIQRYVPSLIPSTYGPERLDLLRQLEKVKEMETEVNPTEKTDE